A window of the Zootoca vivipara chromosome 14, rZooViv1.1, whole genome shotgun sequence genome harbors these coding sequences:
- the ZDHHC4 gene encoding palmitoyltransferase ZDHHC4 isoform X1, with protein sequence MGRMDFLSLFLLYVFLVLLTILLVCFYSGRKQSIPSRLITCVTQVLLCIVPSQVQGAAHWVLHGLFHKRNCTFVVLHLLLEALVYGEYSWEVFGYCQELEFSSHFLLLPYLLLAVNIGFFILCSKTNPGTITKSNQVLFLHAYAYDGVMFEKGVECSTCKVRKPARSKHCGVCNSCVHRFDHHCVWVNNCIGAFNIRYFLLYLLTLTSMAVSIAVLTATFLIQVVLLSNMMQGYYTDDQGLERPIDAFFLIQHLFLTFPRIVFMLGFVVVLSIVLGSYFCFTLYLILTNQTSNEWFKSARYKCSSSEDDTRQMGYKNIYSRGIQGNITEILKPIMSPEKKQR encoded by the exons ATG GGCAGGATGGACTTCTtgagcctcttcctcctctatgTGTTTCTGGTTCTGCTGACCATTCTCCTTGTTTGTTTCTATTCCGGAAGGAAGCAAAGCATCCCCTCAAGGCTTATCACCTGTGTAACTCAG GTGCTGTTGTGTATAGTCCCATCCCAAGTCCAAGGAGCTGCTCATTGGGTGCTTCATGGCCTCTTCCATAAACG aAACTGTACTTTTGTGGTCCTGCACTTGCTCTTGGAAGCTTTGGTTTATGGGGAGTATTCCTGGGAAGTATTTGGCtattgtcaggagctggagttcagcagtcacttcctcctcctcccttaccTACTTTTGGCTGTGAACATAGGTTTCTTCATTCTGTGCTCCAAGACTAACCCAG GTACCATAACTAAATCCAACCAGGTGCTGTTTCTCCATGCATATGCCTACGACGGTGTGATGTTTGAGAAAGGGGTTGAGTGCTCCACTTGCAAAGTGAGGAAACCTGCCCGATCCAAGCACTGTG GTGTGTGCAACAGCTGCGTGCATCGTTTTGATCACCATTGTGTTTGGGTCAACAATTGCATTGGTGCCTTCAACATCAGATACTTCCTGCTCTATCTCCTTACCTTGACCTCCATGGCTGTTTCCATCGCAGTCTTAACAGCCACTTTCCTCATCCAGGTGGTCCTTCTGTCAAATATGATGCAGGGCTATTACACAGATGACCAAGGCCTGGAGCGCCCGATTGATGCCTTCTTCCTTATTCAG CACCTCTTTCTGACCTTCCCAAGGATCGTGTTCATGCTGGGCTTTGTCGTTGTCCTTTCAATTGTACTGGGCTCCTATTTTTGTTTTACTCTGTATCTGATCCTGACCAACCAGACAAGCAACGAGTGGTTCAAGTCAGCAAGGTATAAATGTTCATCTTCAGAGGATGACACCAGGCAGATGGGttacaaaaatatttattctAGAGGCATCCAGGGCAACATCACAGAAATTCTTAAGCCAATTATGAGCCCTGAAAAAAAGCAAAGGTGA
- the ZDHHC4 gene encoding palmitoyltransferase ZDHHC4 isoform X2 → MDFLSLFLLYVFLVLLTILLVCFYSGRKQSIPSRLITCVTQVLLCIVPSQVQGAAHWVLHGLFHKRNCTFVVLHLLLEALVYGEYSWEVFGYCQELEFSSHFLLLPYLLLAVNIGFFILCSKTNPGTITKSNQVLFLHAYAYDGVMFEKGVECSTCKVRKPARSKHCGVCNSCVHRFDHHCVWVNNCIGAFNIRYFLLYLLTLTSMAVSIAVLTATFLIQVVLLSNMMQGYYTDDQGLERPIDAFFLIQHLFLTFPRIVFMLGFVVVLSIVLGSYFCFTLYLILTNQTSNEWFKSARYKCSSSEDDTRQMGYKNIYSRGIQGNITEILKPIMSPEKKQR, encoded by the exons ATGGACTTCTtgagcctcttcctcctctatgTGTTTCTGGTTCTGCTGACCATTCTCCTTGTTTGTTTCTATTCCGGAAGGAAGCAAAGCATCCCCTCAAGGCTTATCACCTGTGTAACTCAG GTGCTGTTGTGTATAGTCCCATCCCAAGTCCAAGGAGCTGCTCATTGGGTGCTTCATGGCCTCTTCCATAAACG aAACTGTACTTTTGTGGTCCTGCACTTGCTCTTGGAAGCTTTGGTTTATGGGGAGTATTCCTGGGAAGTATTTGGCtattgtcaggagctggagttcagcagtcacttcctcctcctcccttaccTACTTTTGGCTGTGAACATAGGTTTCTTCATTCTGTGCTCCAAGACTAACCCAG GTACCATAACTAAATCCAACCAGGTGCTGTTTCTCCATGCATATGCCTACGACGGTGTGATGTTTGAGAAAGGGGTTGAGTGCTCCACTTGCAAAGTGAGGAAACCTGCCCGATCCAAGCACTGTG GTGTGTGCAACAGCTGCGTGCATCGTTTTGATCACCATTGTGTTTGGGTCAACAATTGCATTGGTGCCTTCAACATCAGATACTTCCTGCTCTATCTCCTTACCTTGACCTCCATGGCTGTTTCCATCGCAGTCTTAACAGCCACTTTCCTCATCCAGGTGGTCCTTCTGTCAAATATGATGCAGGGCTATTACACAGATGACCAAGGCCTGGAGCGCCCGATTGATGCCTTCTTCCTTATTCAG CACCTCTTTCTGACCTTCCCAAGGATCGTGTTCATGCTGGGCTTTGTCGTTGTCCTTTCAATTGTACTGGGCTCCTATTTTTGTTTTACTCTGTATCTGATCCTGACCAACCAGACAAGCAACGAGTGGTTCAAGTCAGCAAGGTATAAATGTTCATCTTCAGAGGATGACACCAGGCAGATGGGttacaaaaatatttattctAGAGGCATCCAGGGCAACATCACAGAAATTCTTAAGCCAATTATGAGCCCTGAAAAAAAGCAAAGGTGA
- the E4F1 gene encoding transcription factor E4F1 isoform X1: MVAAPCDMEAAMATSAGPAGLTAVGPRGQECAAEAVSGANQGPAAFLSLPAPFGEEDEDDRHKCGRCQSEFTSLEEFVQHKLQKLCQRQQDTTAVTTPVISSVEEPITVAHIVVEASPITEEISNTSAILDSGHIKEVIVAGDHVFESPNGHTDGDTGEGQDSPGGPEEGASMELIKVKLLVNKEGRYVCELCHKTFKTASILKAHMITHSSRKDYECKICGTSFRTKGSLIRHHRRHTDERPYKCKKCGKSFRESGALTRHLKSLTPCTEKTRFNMNKEIVVSKEDLAAGSNDSNVEVVPSLAAQSVESPPVIHLVTDAKGNVLHEVHVQVQELPITEEKLLGQEPSNPEDLPPEGDDNENLLREAMRNSGIVIEQVSMEEATKSDEANEVTGAEESKNEEVEMPEKLCEEEYVKIEHAETMQIRLMRARCAPTAVKSSRITAPLTCTSADISVKGHLVVSCQDYKPFPCEECGKGFTKGYLLKKHQEVHVNERRYRCGDCGKLYKTIAHVKGHRRVHSDERPYPCPKCGKRYKTKNAQQVHYRTHLDDKPYICQFCSQGFREKGSLVRHIRHHTGEKPFKCYKCGRGFAEHGTLNRHLRTKGGCLLALKEAEEEALSEEVQSADNLAATVISEDPPTVLVEFSSVVADTQEYIIETATEEMETTEAAEIIEGTRHEVDSHIMKVVQQIVNQANSGHQIIVQNVTVAESSALTPDGTDTDTIAIATPESLTEQVAMTLASAIGEGAVLATEGSSEVEEATVTMVASEDIEIMEHSGEFVIATQEEEVEVQTVIV; this comes from the exons ATGGTTGCGGCGCCTTGCGACATGGAGGCCGCGATGGCAACGAGCGCTGGGCCGGCGGGGCTTACGGCAGTTGGGCCACGGGGACAGGAGTGTGCGGCTGAGGCTGTCTCCGGCGCGAACCAGGGGCCCGCCGCCTTCCTCAGTCTCCCGGCGCCTTTCGGTGAAGAAG ATGAAGATGACAGGCACAAGTGTGGTCGGTGCCAGTCAGAGTTCACTTCTTTGGAAGAATTTGTACAGCACAAATTACAAAAGCTTTGCCAGAGGCAACAAGATACTACAGCAGTAACAACCCCG GTCATTTCATCTGTTGAAGAGCCTATAACTGTAGCTCATATAGTTGTTGAAGCTTCTCCAATAACAGAAGAAATCAGCAATACATCTGCAATACTAG ATAGTGGGCACATCAAAGAAGTCATTGTAGCTGGAGACCATGTATTTGAAAGCCCAAATGGCCACACTGATGGTGACACTGGAGAGGGGCAGGACAGTCCTGGAGGCCCAGAAGAAGGGGCCTCCATGGAGCTCATCAAAGTTAAGCTGTTGGTTAATAAAGAAGGCCGATACGTCTGTGAACTGTGCCACAAGACATTCAAAACG GCCAGCATCCTCAAAGCTCACATGATCACTCACAGCAGCAGGAAGGATTATGAGTGTAAGATATGTGGGACATCTTTCAGGACcaagggctcgctgatcagacaCCATCGTCGTCATACAG ATGAGCGTCCTTACAAGTGCAAGaaatgtgggaaaagcttccgAGAGTCAGGAGCCTTGACCCGGCACCTGAAATCCTTGACTCCTTGTACTGAGAAAACCCGCTTCAATATGAACAAGGAAATAGTTGTGAGCAAAGAGGATTTAGCAGCAG GGTCAAATGACTCCAATGTAGAGGTTGTTCCTTCGCTAGCAGCTCAGTCTGTGGAGTCCCCTCCTGTGATTCATTTAGTGACGGATGCAAAAGGGAATGTCCTCCATGAAGTCCACGTCCAGGTGCAGGAGCTCCCAATCACAGAGGAGAAATTGTTGGGCCAAGAG CCTTCAAATCCTGAGGACCTGCCCCCTGAGGGAGATGACAATGAGAACTTGCTGAGGGAAGCCATGAGGAATTCTGGGATTGTGATAGAACAGGTGTCTATGGAGGAGGCGACCAAATCAGATGAAGCCAATGAGGTGACTGGTGCAGAGGAGTCAAAGAACGAAGAGGTGGAGATGCCCGAGAAGCTGTGTGAGGAGGAGTACGTGAAGATCGAGCATGCAGAAACT ATGCAGATCCGACTGATGAGGGCCAGGTGTGCCCCTACTGCAGTGAAATCTTCCAGGatcacagctcccttgacctgcACATCAGCAGACATTTCGGTAAAGGGACATCTTGTTGTGTCTTGTCAAG ACTACAAACCTTTCCCATGTGAAGAGTGTGGCAAAGGATTCACCAAAGGCTACTTGCTGAAAAAACACCAGGAAGTGCATGTGAACGAGCGGCGGTACCGTTGTGGGGATTGCGGCAAGCTGTACAAAACAATTGCGCATGTGAAGGGACACAGGAGGGTTCACTCTGATGAGCGGCCATATCCTTGCCCCAAATGTGGCAAGAGATACAAGACGAAG aatGCCCAGCAGGTGCATTATCGGACACACCTCGATGACAAACCATACATCTGCCAGTTCTGCAGTCAGGGATTTCGGGAAAAGGGTTCCCTGGTGCGCCACATCCGCcaccacacaggagagaagcccttCAAGTGTTACAAATGTGGCCGTGGTTTTGCAGAGCATGGCACCCTCAACAGGCACCTGAGGACCAAAG GTGGCTGTCTGCTTGCCTTGAAAGAAGCTGAAGAAGAAGCTCTGTCGGAGGAAGTTCAGTCTGCTGACAATTTGGCTGCAACGGTCATTTCTGAAGATCCTCCTACAGTCCTTGTGGAGTTCTCTTCGGTGGTGGCAGATACGCAAGAGTACATCATTGAG ACAGCTACCGAAGAGATGGAAACCACGGAAGCTGCTGAAATCATAGAAGGGACAAGGCAtgag GTTGACAGTCACATCATGAAAGTAGTTCAGCAGATTGTAAACCAAGCGAATTCTGGCCATCAGATTATTGTCCAGAATGTCACTGTGGCAGAAAGTTCTGCCTTGACACCCGATggcacagacacagacacaattGCCATAGCAACTCCCGAGAGTCTCACGGAGCAGGTTGCCATGACGCTAGCTTCAGCCATTGGTGAAGGAGCTGTGTTGGCCACAGAGGGGAGCAGCGAGGTTGAAGAGGCAACAGTGACAATGGTGGCATCTGAAGACATTGAAATAATGGAGCACTCGGGGGAGTTTGTGATTGCCAcccaggaggaggaagtggaggtTCAGACTGTTATAGTCTAG
- the E4F1 gene encoding transcription factor E4F1 isoform X2 — translation MVAAPCDMEAAMATSAGPAGLTAVGPRGQECAAEAVSGANQGPAAFLSLPAPFGEEDEDDRHKCGRCQSEFTSLEEFVQHKLQKLCQRQQDTTAVTTPVISSVEEPITVAHIVVEASPITEEISNTSAILDSGHIKEVIVAGDHVFESPNGHTDGDTGEGQDSPGGPEEGASMELIKVKLLVNKEGRYVCELCHKTFKTASILKAHMITHSSRKDYECKICGTSFRTKGSLIRHHRRHTDERPYKCKKCGKSFRESGALTRHLKSLTPCTEKTRFNMNKEIVVSKEDLAAGSNDSNVEVVPSLAAQSVESPPVIHLVTDAKGNVLHEVHVQVQELPITEEKLLGQEPSNPEDLPPEGDDNENLLREAMRNSGIVIEQVSMEEATKSDEANEVTGAEESKNEEVEMPEKLCEEEYVKIEHAETPDADPTDEGQVCPYCSEIFQDHSSLDLHISRHFDYKPFPCEECGKGFTKGYLLKKHQEVHVNERRYRCGDCGKLYKTIAHVKGHRRVHSDERPYPCPKCGKRYKTKNAQQVHYRTHLDDKPYICQFCSQGFREKGSLVRHIRHHTGEKPFKCYKCGRGFAEHGTLNRHLRTKGGCLLALKEAEEEALSEEVQSADNLAATVISEDPPTVLVEFSSVVADTQEYIIETATEEMETTEAAEIIEGTRHEVDSHIMKVVQQIVNQANSGHQIIVQNVTVAESSALTPDGTDTDTIAIATPESLTEQVAMTLASAIGEGAVLATEGSSEVEEATVTMVASEDIEIMEHSGEFVIATQEEEVEVQTVIV, via the exons ATGGTTGCGGCGCCTTGCGACATGGAGGCCGCGATGGCAACGAGCGCTGGGCCGGCGGGGCTTACGGCAGTTGGGCCACGGGGACAGGAGTGTGCGGCTGAGGCTGTCTCCGGCGCGAACCAGGGGCCCGCCGCCTTCCTCAGTCTCCCGGCGCCTTTCGGTGAAGAAG ATGAAGATGACAGGCACAAGTGTGGTCGGTGCCAGTCAGAGTTCACTTCTTTGGAAGAATTTGTACAGCACAAATTACAAAAGCTTTGCCAGAGGCAACAAGATACTACAGCAGTAACAACCCCG GTCATTTCATCTGTTGAAGAGCCTATAACTGTAGCTCATATAGTTGTTGAAGCTTCTCCAATAACAGAAGAAATCAGCAATACATCTGCAATACTAG ATAGTGGGCACATCAAAGAAGTCATTGTAGCTGGAGACCATGTATTTGAAAGCCCAAATGGCCACACTGATGGTGACACTGGAGAGGGGCAGGACAGTCCTGGAGGCCCAGAAGAAGGGGCCTCCATGGAGCTCATCAAAGTTAAGCTGTTGGTTAATAAAGAAGGCCGATACGTCTGTGAACTGTGCCACAAGACATTCAAAACG GCCAGCATCCTCAAAGCTCACATGATCACTCACAGCAGCAGGAAGGATTATGAGTGTAAGATATGTGGGACATCTTTCAGGACcaagggctcgctgatcagacaCCATCGTCGTCATACAG ATGAGCGTCCTTACAAGTGCAAGaaatgtgggaaaagcttccgAGAGTCAGGAGCCTTGACCCGGCACCTGAAATCCTTGACTCCTTGTACTGAGAAAACCCGCTTCAATATGAACAAGGAAATAGTTGTGAGCAAAGAGGATTTAGCAGCAG GGTCAAATGACTCCAATGTAGAGGTTGTTCCTTCGCTAGCAGCTCAGTCTGTGGAGTCCCCTCCTGTGATTCATTTAGTGACGGATGCAAAAGGGAATGTCCTCCATGAAGTCCACGTCCAGGTGCAGGAGCTCCCAATCACAGAGGAGAAATTGTTGGGCCAAGAG CCTTCAAATCCTGAGGACCTGCCCCCTGAGGGAGATGACAATGAGAACTTGCTGAGGGAAGCCATGAGGAATTCTGGGATTGTGATAGAACAGGTGTCTATGGAGGAGGCGACCAAATCAGATGAAGCCAATGAGGTGACTGGTGCAGAGGAGTCAAAGAACGAAGAGGTGGAGATGCCCGAGAAGCTGTGTGAGGAGGAGTACGTGAAGATCGAGCATGCAGAAACT CCAGATGCAGATCCGACTGATGAGGGCCAGGTGTGCCCCTACTGCAGTGAAATCTTCCAGGatcacagctcccttgacctgcACATCAGCAGACATTTCG ACTACAAACCTTTCCCATGTGAAGAGTGTGGCAAAGGATTCACCAAAGGCTACTTGCTGAAAAAACACCAGGAAGTGCATGTGAACGAGCGGCGGTACCGTTGTGGGGATTGCGGCAAGCTGTACAAAACAATTGCGCATGTGAAGGGACACAGGAGGGTTCACTCTGATGAGCGGCCATATCCTTGCCCCAAATGTGGCAAGAGATACAAGACGAAG aatGCCCAGCAGGTGCATTATCGGACACACCTCGATGACAAACCATACATCTGCCAGTTCTGCAGTCAGGGATTTCGGGAAAAGGGTTCCCTGGTGCGCCACATCCGCcaccacacaggagagaagcccttCAAGTGTTACAAATGTGGCCGTGGTTTTGCAGAGCATGGCACCCTCAACAGGCACCTGAGGACCAAAG GTGGCTGTCTGCTTGCCTTGAAAGAAGCTGAAGAAGAAGCTCTGTCGGAGGAAGTTCAGTCTGCTGACAATTTGGCTGCAACGGTCATTTCTGAAGATCCTCCTACAGTCCTTGTGGAGTTCTCTTCGGTGGTGGCAGATACGCAAGAGTACATCATTGAG ACAGCTACCGAAGAGATGGAAACCACGGAAGCTGCTGAAATCATAGAAGGGACAAGGCAtgag GTTGACAGTCACATCATGAAAGTAGTTCAGCAGATTGTAAACCAAGCGAATTCTGGCCATCAGATTATTGTCCAGAATGTCACTGTGGCAGAAAGTTCTGCCTTGACACCCGATggcacagacacagacacaattGCCATAGCAACTCCCGAGAGTCTCACGGAGCAGGTTGCCATGACGCTAGCTTCAGCCATTGGTGAAGGAGCTGTGTTGGCCACAGAGGGGAGCAGCGAGGTTGAAGAGGCAACAGTGACAATGGTGGCATCTGAAGACATTGAAATAATGGAGCACTCGGGGGAGTTTGTGATTGCCAcccaggaggaggaagtggaggtTCAGACTGTTATAGTCTAG